A single region of the Branchiostoma lanceolatum isolate klBraLanc5 chromosome 1, klBraLanc5.hap2, whole genome shotgun sequence genome encodes:
- the LOC136441210 gene encoding Golgi pH regulator-like, protein MSFFVDSCIMFTTQAFFFGFGWLFFMRQLFKDYEIHHRVVQLTFAVTFALSCTMFELIIFEIVGFLNSSSRYFHWKLDLYAMLFSLIFLLPFYIAYFIVSNLRFVQSLQRRRLIVWLTVGVWLTFMYFFWKLGDPFPILSAKHGIFSIEQGISRVGVIGVTLMALLSGFGAVNCPYTYMEYFLRHVTDTDIQSHERRLLQNMEIILTKKKRIALAKRETRQAGPGAQRLGIWGMLKNVTTSSPAGENVRQLQQDVEALEELSRQLFLEVVDLHEQRERIAYSKTLKGKYFNIMGYFFSLYCMWKIFISTVNIVFDRVGKTDPITRGIEIVVVYLGFQFDVKFWSQHISFLLVGILIVTSIRGLLITMTKFFYAIASSKSSNIIVLLFAEIMGMYFISSVLLMRMNMPEEYRTIITEVLGDLQFNFYHRWFDVIFLVSALSSIGFLYLAHKQAPEKHMMQSMY, encoded by the exons ATGTCGTTCTTCGTGGATTCCTGCATCATGTTCACCACCcag GCTTTCTTCTTTGGGTTCGGCTGGTTGTTCTTCATGAGGCAACTCTTCAAGGACTATGAAATCCACCACAG GGTGGTTCAGCTGACCTTTGCTGTGACCTTTGCTCTGTCCTGCACAATGTTTGAACTCATCATCTTTGAGATTGTTGGATTTCTCAACTCCAGCAGCAG GTATTTCCACTGGAAGTTGGACCTGTATGCCATGCTATTTTCTCTCATCTTCCTACTGCCGTTCTACATTGCTTACTTCATTGTCAGCAACTTAAG GTTTGTGCAGTCCTTGCAGCGCAGACGTCTGATCGTGTGGCTCACTGTGGGGGTTTGGCTCACCTTCATGTACTTCTTCTGGAAGTTGGGAGACCCCTTCCCCATCCTCAGTGCCAAGCATGGCATCTTCTCAATTG AACAAGGTATCAGTCGTGTGGGTGTGATCGGTGTGACTCTCATGGCCCTGCTGTCAGGGTTCGGCGCCGTCAACTGTCCCTACACCTACATGGAGTACTTCCTACGCCACGTCACCGACACCGACATCCAGTCACACGAGCGCCGTCTCCTCCAGAACATGGAGATCATCCTCACCAAGAAGAAGCGCATCGCGCTGGCGAAGAGGGAGACACGGCAGGCGGGGCCGGGCGCGCAGCGGTTGGGAATCTGGGGGATGCTGAAGAACGTGACCACGAGTTCCCCCGCGGGAGAGAACGTGAGGCAGCTGCAGCAGGACGTGGAGGCGCTGGAGGAGCTGAGTCGGCAGCTGTTCCTGGAAGTGGTGGACCTCCACGAACAGCGGGAGAGGATCGCGTACTCCAAGACTCTGAAGGGGAAGTACTTCAACATCATGGGGTACTTCTTCTCCCTCTACTGCATGTGGAAAATCTTCATCTCCACGGTCAACATCGTGTTTGACCGCGTCGGCAAGACGGACCCCATCACCCGCGGGATTGAGATTGTGGTCGTCTACTTGGGGTTCCAGTTCGACGTGAAGTTCTGGTCGCAGCACATCTCCTTCCTGCTCGTGGGCATCCTCATCGTCACCTCCATTCGCGGACTCCTCATCACCATGACCAAGTTCTTCTACGCCATAGCGAGCAGCAAGTCTTCCAACATCATCGTGCTCCTGTTTGCGGAGATCATGGGGATGTACTTCATTTCGTCCGTTCTCCTGATGAGAATGAACATGCCCGAGGAATACAGAACAATCATCACAGAAGTGTTAGGGGACCTGCAGTTTAACTTTTACCACCGATGGTTCGATGTGATCTTCCTGGTCAGTGCACTGTCCAGTATAGGATTCCTGTACCTGGCACACAAGCAGGCTCCAGAGAAACACATGATGCAGAGCATGTATTGA